From Actinopolyspora lacussalsi, a single genomic window includes:
- a CDS encoding nitroreductase (product_source=COG0778; cath_funfam=3.40.109.10; cog=COG0778; pfam=PF00881; superfamily=55469): MSWLRPHRRRAGTSTTEQGWSPEEVHSLEDAVARAPSVHNTQPWELTTSDRTALLRERSDVALEQHDPEGRDRRLSCGAAVTNLFLGVRALGWAALVRRGPEESESDDPRLVATVKATNRQQPSVSEGQRFRAITRRTSYRKPFHEQRLPHVAREALLAAGSSSDVHARWITGIEEARTLAEILGYAARVHRKDRHYQRELAMWLVDGQGGVDPGGGIASEDLGTEGVAAVGLVGSSSRLPDERHLAEWIANESIMVLTTSTDDPAAHFRTGEAMQFAWLTATSLGLAASVITQPLNLTEVRAGLRDRLGLPGPPHALLRFGYPVPVPSQRRF; encoded by the coding sequence ATGAGTTGGCTCAGACCGCACCGGCGACGAGCCGGTACTTCCACAACCGAACAGGGCTGGTCACCCGAAGAGGTCCACAGCCTGGAGGACGCGGTCGCCCGGGCCCCCTCGGTGCACAACACCCAGCCCTGGGAACTGACGACGAGTGACCGCACGGCGCTGCTGCGCGAGCGATCCGACGTGGCACTCGAGCAGCACGATCCGGAGGGCAGGGATCGGCGACTCTCCTGCGGTGCGGCGGTGACCAACCTGTTCCTCGGGGTGCGCGCGCTCGGTTGGGCGGCCCTGGTGCGACGGGGGCCGGAGGAGAGCGAATCCGACGATCCCCGGTTGGTCGCCACCGTCAAGGCCACGAATCGGCAGCAGCCGTCGGTTTCCGAAGGACAGCGCTTCCGGGCTATCACCCGGCGCACCAGCTACCGCAAGCCGTTCCACGAACAGCGGCTCCCCCACGTGGCGAGAGAGGCGCTGCTGGCGGCGGGGAGCTCCTCCGACGTCCACGCCCGCTGGATAACCGGCATCGAGGAGGCGCGGACCCTTGCCGAGATCCTGGGCTACGCGGCCCGGGTGCACCGCAAGGACCGTCATTACCAACGGGAACTGGCCATGTGGCTGGTGGACGGTCAGGGCGGTGTGGATCCGGGAGGTGGCATCGCTTCCGAGGATCTCGGTACCGAGGGAGTGGCAGCCGTCGGCCTCGTCGGCTCGAGCAGCAGACTCCCCGACGAACGGCATCTCGCCGAGTGGATCGCGAACGAGTCGATCATGGTGCTGACCACCAGCACCGATGATCCGGCCGCGCACTTCCGCACCGGTGAGGCCATGCAGTTCGCCTGGCTCACCGCCACCAGCCTGGGGCTGGCGGCCTCGGTCATCACGCAACCGCTCAACCTCACCGAGGTGCGCGCGGGGCTGCGGGACCGGCTCGGACTACCGGGGCCCCCGCACGCGTTGCTCAGGTTCGGTTACCCCGTGCCGGTGCCGAGTCAGCGCCGTTTCTGA
- a CDS encoding hypothetical protein (product_source=Hypo-rule applied; cath_funfam=3.40.1680.10; pfam=PF04672; superfamily=53335) codes for MDQHEDPRESAPFSSFAPPPGEARTDRPNAARMYDYYLGGSTNFAADREAAEAGSAAMPHAREYARANRAFLGRAVGYLSARGIDQFLDLGSGIPTVGNVHEVAQSLDPTARVAYVDHEPVAVAHAQRLLAEHSDVTITLADVRDPQAVLTAPGVAGLLDFGRPVGVLAVAVLPFVPEQRAAREMIAAYREACVAGSHLVLSHISAISATERQVADAEEVMARTPTPVRWRPPHEITELMEGYELVEPGLVPLPSWRPQNTAAHEEIEVSNAYGAVGRLTR; via the coding sequence ATGGACCAGCACGAGGATCCCCGGGAATCGGCTCCGTTCAGCTCGTTCGCTCCCCCACCGGGGGAAGCGCGGACGGACCGACCGAACGCGGCCCGGATGTACGACTACTACCTGGGCGGATCCACCAACTTCGCGGCGGACCGCGAAGCGGCCGAGGCCGGATCGGCCGCGATGCCGCACGCTCGCGAGTACGCGCGGGCCAACCGGGCCTTCCTCGGCCGCGCGGTCGGGTACCTGTCCGCGCGGGGGATCGACCAGTTCCTGGACCTGGGCTCGGGCATTCCGACCGTCGGCAACGTGCACGAAGTGGCCCAGTCGCTCGATCCGACGGCCCGGGTGGCCTACGTCGATCACGAACCGGTGGCGGTGGCACACGCACAGCGGCTGCTCGCCGAGCACTCCGACGTGACGATCACGCTGGCCGATGTCCGGGATCCTCAGGCGGTGCTCACCGCTCCCGGCGTGGCGGGACTGCTGGACTTCGGTCGCCCCGTGGGAGTGCTGGCGGTCGCGGTGCTGCCGTTCGTGCCGGAGCAGCGGGCCGCACGGGAGATGATCGCCGCCTACCGCGAGGCGTGTGTGGCGGGAAGCCATCTGGTTCTCTCACACATATCCGCGATATCGGCCACCGAGCGGCAGGTCGCCGATGCCGAGGAGGTCATGGCCCGCACGCCGACACCTGTCAGATGGCGCCCTCCGCACGAGATAACCGAGCTGATGGAGGGCTACGAGCTGGTGGAACCCGGACTCGTACCGCTGCCGAGCTGGCGCCCCCAGAACACGGCCGCCCACGAGGAGATCGAGGTCTCGAACGCGTACGGGGCGGTGGGCAGGCTGACACGTTGA
- a CDS encoding ribonucleotide reductase beta subunit family protein with ferritin-like domain (product_source=COG0208; cath_funfam=1.10.620.20; cog=COG0208; superfamily=47240) has protein sequence MLCNAEHYQYALRDESTHFVLGIDRINRTKPENPFPWMSEAVDLKKEKNFFETRVTEYQSGAALEWD, from the coding sequence ATGCTCTGCAACGCCGAGCATTACCAGTACGCCCTCCGGGACGAGTCGACTCACTTCGTTCTCGGGATCGACCGCATCAACCGGACGAAACCGGAGAATCCGTTCCCCTGGATGTCGGAGGCCGTCGATCTGAAGAAGGAGAAGAACTTCTTCGAGACGCGGGTGACCGAGTACCAGTCCGGTGCGGCGCTGGAGTGGGACTGA
- a CDS encoding hypothetical protein (product_source=Hypo-rule applied; cleavage_site_network=SignalP-noTM; pfam=PF07510; superfamily=51110), producing MRRLSIALTTALSAGTLLLASAGTAAAYPPDPPGESTARQQLAELTVSAEGSMSGYDRDRFPHWSSQSGNCDTREAVLRRDGSGVSVGSDCYPDSGSWYSVYDQRWVSDPSEVHIDHVVPLAESWRSGTASWSDAKREDFANDLDTQQLIAVSGTSNMTKSDDDPAAWQPSNTGYHCVYARSWINVKHVWELSVDSAEQNALSNMLDNC from the coding sequence GTGCGACGTCTTTCGATCGCGTTGACCACCGCGTTATCCGCGGGGACACTCCTGCTCGCCTCGGCGGGAACCGCCGCCGCATATCCACCCGACCCGCCCGGCGAATCCACCGCCCGGCAGCAGCTCGCCGAGCTCACGGTGAGCGCCGAGGGGTCCATGAGCGGCTACGACCGGGACAGGTTCCCGCACTGGTCGAGCCAGTCGGGCAACTGTGACACCCGGGAGGCCGTGTTGCGACGGGACGGCAGCGGCGTCTCCGTCGGCTCGGACTGCTACCCGGACTCGGGGAGCTGGTACAGCGTCTACGACCAGCGGTGGGTGAGCGACCCCAGCGAGGTGCACATCGACCACGTGGTCCCGCTCGCCGAGTCCTGGCGCTCCGGCACCGCGAGCTGGAGCGACGCGAAGCGGGAGGACTTCGCCAACGACCTGGACACCCAGCAGCTGATCGCGGTGTCGGGCACCTCCAACATGACCAAGAGCGACGACGACCCGGCGGCGTGGCAGCCCTCCAACACCGGCTACCACTGCGTGTACGCGCGCAGCTGGATCAACGTGAAGCACGTCTGGGAGCTGAGCGTCGACTCGGCCGAGCAGAACGCGCTGTCGAACATGCTCGACAACTGCTGA
- a CDS encoding ribonuclease BN (tRNA processing enzyme) (product_source=COG1234; cath_funfam=3.60.15.10; cog=COG1234; pfam=PF12706; superfamily=56281), with the protein MTARLTVLGSCGAWPESGRACSGFLLEHAGFRVVLDLGYGTLPGLLRLLGNTTASGVDALIVTHRHPDHMVDVHGLFRARWFGERDGAAIPLYAASGVWERLCEFEEGYTEPLSRVFEPHPLPAEKYSVGPFRLESRSLPHFVPNAGVRLSCDEFVLAYTGDTGPSPGIPALAREADLLIAEATDRHQQEGVPPTDTAVRHDLTSAETGRIAGEAAARKLLLSHFWPGNDRERSRREAAECFSGEVVLADEELEITLP; encoded by the coding sequence ATGACCGCTCGACTGACAGTGCTGGGCAGTTGCGGTGCCTGGCCGGAATCGGGCCGGGCCTGCAGTGGCTTCCTGCTGGAACACGCGGGTTTCCGCGTGGTGCTGGACCTGGGCTACGGAACACTGCCCGGGTTGTTGCGGCTGCTGGGAAACACGACAGCGTCCGGTGTGGACGCTTTGATCGTCACCCACCGGCACCCGGACCACATGGTCGATGTGCACGGTCTGTTCCGCGCCCGCTGGTTCGGCGAGCGCGACGGTGCGGCGATACCGCTGTACGCGGCTTCCGGTGTGTGGGAACGGCTGTGCGAGTTCGAGGAAGGTTACACCGAACCGCTGAGCCGGGTATTCGAACCACATCCGCTCCCCGCCGAGAAGTATTCGGTGGGGCCTTTCCGCCTCGAATCCAGGAGCCTGCCCCACTTCGTCCCCAACGCGGGGGTGCGCCTGAGCTGTGACGAGTTCGTGCTCGCCTACACCGGGGACACCGGCCCCTCGCCGGGGATTCCCGCGCTCGCACGGGAGGCGGACCTCCTCATCGCGGAAGCGACCGACCGTCACCAGCAGGAAGGTGTCCCGCCGACGGACACCGCCGTGCGGCACGATCTGACGTCCGCGGAGACGGGGCGGATCGCCGGGGAAGCCGCGGCGCGAAAGCTGCTGCTGAGCCACTTCTGGCCGGGCAACGACCGGGAGAGGTCCCGTAGGGAGGCGGCCGAGTGCTTCTCCGGCGAGGTAGTGCTCGCGGACGAGGAGCTGGAGATCACGCTCCCCTGA
- a CDS encoding putative tricarboxylic transport membrane protein (product_source=KO:K07793; cog=COG3333; ko=KO:K07793; pfam=PF01970; transmembrane_helix_parts=Inside_1_19,TMhelix_20_51,Outside_52_60,TMhelix_61_83,Inside_84_109,TMhelix_110_132,Outside_133_146,TMhelix_147_164,Inside_165_165,TMhelix_166_185,Outside_186_199,TMhelix_200_222,Inside_223_319,TMhelix_320_342,Outside_343_356,TMhelix_357_379,Inside_380_391,TMhelix_392_409,Outside_410_412,TMhelix_413_430,Inside_431_431,TMhelix_432_449,Outside_450_463,TMhelix_464_486,Inside_487_498) — METLSLLLDGFGSALTPVNLLLCLAGVVLGTVVGVLPGLGTAMAIALLVPVTFQLDPTGAFIMFAGVYFGGQFGGATTAILLNTPGQSSSMATAFEGFPMARNRRAPQALATAVLGSFLASIVAVTLVVFFSPLMVDLAVGFGPPEYFALTVLAFLATSAVVAGDVLRGLSGLGLGLALAMVGIDEQSGAVRFTLGSPRLLDGISIIVVTVGLLAIGEVLYVASRARRKPATETVASGRPWLSKRDLGRSWRPWLRGTALGLPFGVIPAGGAEIPTFLSYGTEKTLSRRRGDDEFGRGAIEGVAGPEAANNATTATSLVPLLGLGLPTSATAAIMLGAFQQYGMRPGPLLFTQEADLVWALLASLFIGSVMLLLLNLPFAPVWAKLLRIPRNYLYAGIVVFATLGVYTARSSLFDVLLLYVVGALGFLLRRYGFPVAPVLIGVILGPLAETSIRRAMAMSQGDVGVLFASPFAVGIYSILLVAVVGSTVLRVRRARAA; from the coding sequence ATGGAAACGCTGTCGCTGCTGCTCGACGGGTTCGGCTCGGCTCTCACTCCCGTCAACCTGCTGCTGTGCCTGGCCGGTGTGGTGCTGGGAACGGTCGTGGGCGTGCTGCCGGGACTCGGCACCGCCATGGCGATCGCCCTGCTGGTGCCGGTCACGTTCCAACTGGACCCCACCGGCGCCTTCATCATGTTCGCCGGGGTCTACTTCGGAGGCCAGTTCGGTGGGGCGACCACCGCGATCCTGTTGAACACCCCGGGGCAGAGCTCCTCGATGGCCACGGCGTTCGAGGGCTTTCCGATGGCCAGGAACCGCAGGGCACCGCAGGCACTGGCCACGGCCGTGCTCGGTTCGTTCCTGGCCAGCATCGTGGCCGTGACGCTCGTGGTGTTCTTCTCGCCGCTGATGGTCGACCTCGCGGTCGGGTTCGGTCCTCCCGAGTACTTCGCGCTGACCGTGCTGGCCTTTCTCGCGACCTCGGCCGTCGTGGCGGGCGACGTGCTGCGCGGCCTGAGCGGACTGGGGCTCGGGCTCGCCCTGGCGATGGTGGGTATCGACGAGCAGAGCGGTGCGGTCCGGTTCACGCTGGGGAGCCCGCGGCTGCTGGACGGGATCAGCATCATCGTGGTGACAGTGGGGCTGCTGGCGATCGGTGAGGTGCTGTACGTGGCCTCCCGTGCACGGCGGAAACCCGCCACCGAGACGGTCGCCTCGGGCAGACCGTGGCTGAGCAAACGGGATCTGGGTCGCTCCTGGCGGCCGTGGTTGCGCGGCACCGCACTGGGTCTCCCCTTCGGCGTGATCCCGGCGGGTGGTGCGGAGATACCGACGTTCCTGTCCTACGGGACCGAGAAGACGCTGTCCCGCCGTCGTGGCGACGACGAGTTCGGCCGGGGCGCCATCGAGGGCGTGGCCGGTCCGGAGGCGGCCAACAACGCGACCACGGCCACCTCGCTGGTGCCGCTGCTGGGGCTGGGGCTGCCCACCTCGGCCACCGCGGCGATCATGCTCGGCGCGTTCCAGCAGTACGGAATGCGTCCCGGACCACTGCTGTTCACTCAGGAGGCCGACCTGGTCTGGGCACTGCTGGCGAGCCTGTTCATCGGCAGCGTCATGCTGCTGTTGCTGAACCTGCCGTTCGCTCCGGTGTGGGCGAAGCTGCTGCGGATCCCGCGCAACTACCTCTACGCCGGGATCGTCGTGTTCGCCACCCTCGGGGTCTACACCGCGAGGTCCTCGTTGTTCGACGTGCTGCTGCTCTACGTGGTGGGAGCGCTCGGTTTCCTGCTGCGCCGCTACGGCTTCCCGGTGGCGCCGGTGTTGATCGGCGTGATCCTGGGGCCGCTCGCGGAGACCTCGATACGGCGGGCGATGGCGATGAGTCAGGGAGACGTGGGAGTGCTGTTCGCCAGCCCCTTCGCCGTGGGGATCTACTCGATCCTGCTGGTGGCGGTGGTCGGATCCACCGTGCTGCGGGTGCGGCGCGCGCGGGCGGCCTGA
- a CDS encoding putative tricarboxylic transport membrane protein (product_source=KO:K07794; ko=KO:K07794; pfam=PF07331; superfamily=56837; transmembrane_helix_parts=Outside_1_21,TMhelix_22_44,Inside_45_56,TMhelix_57_79,Outside_80_124,TMhelix_125_147,Inside_148_159,TMhelix_160_182,Outside_183_191) yields MTTFVQRTASRQRGGASASGSFWTGRSELFVGVLVGAIGGFLLLRTAMMDVPSSVSFLGPRFFPAVVGTLLVVLGVSLAVRVALPGHRATVTDTTATEERTAAEADAAGARSDWKPLLLTAGTLVAHLALLRTAGWIVAGALLFWGVSCALGSKHKLRDLGISVIVSSAVQLAFSAGLELSLPSGLLLEVL; encoded by the coding sequence ATGACCACATTCGTGCAACGAACCGCTTCGCGGCAGCGGGGCGGCGCGAGCGCTTCCGGCTCGTTCTGGACCGGGCGCAGTGAACTGTTCGTGGGCGTACTGGTCGGCGCGATCGGTGGTTTCCTGCTGCTGCGGACCGCGATGATGGACGTGCCCTCCTCGGTCAGCTTCCTCGGCCCCCGGTTCTTCCCGGCGGTGGTCGGCACGCTGCTGGTGGTGCTGGGGGTTTCGCTGGCCGTGCGGGTGGCGCTGCCCGGACATCGCGCCACCGTTACGGACACGACCGCGACGGAGGAGCGGACCGCCGCGGAAGCCGACGCGGCCGGAGCGCGCAGCGACTGGAAACCGTTGCTGCTGACCGCGGGAACCCTGGTGGCGCATCTGGCGCTGCTGCGAACCGCGGGGTGGATCGTGGCGGGAGCCCTGCTGTTCTGGGGTGTCTCCTGCGCGTTGGGAAGCAAGCACAAACTGCGTGACCTGGGGATATCGGTGATCGTTTCGTCCGCCGTGCAACTGGCGTTCTCGGCCGGGCTGGAGCTGTCCCTGCCCTCCGGGCTGCTGCTGGAGGTGCTGTGA
- a CDS encoding putative tricarboxylic transport membrane protein (product_source=KO:K07795; cath_funfam=3.40.190.10; cog=COG3181; ko=KO:K07795; pfam=PF03401; superfamily=53850; transmembrane_helix_parts=Inside_1_4,TMhelix_5_24,Outside_25_329), with protein MTGRLILRVTAAVLGVVVVGAGLTDAHTKASGGKDPRDKLQLMAPADPGGGWDTVAREIQSSVDAHGLSRATEVLNVPGAGGTIGLSRLANQSGKGNKLMMSGAVMTGAVQTTDSATTLDDVTPIARLADDYEVVVVPKDSPFRTVEDLMSAWRTDPRSVAIGGGSAGGTDHLFAGMLLRAAGMRTSELNYIAYAGGGEVVTGLLDGGLDVGVSSYAEFAGQIEAGKLRALGVSAKRPLEGVDIPTFVEQDVDASLANWRGVVAPPGLSDAQRAELEKIVTTVHGSEQWQDAVERNGWKDTFQTGAEFRSFLESETARIKRISEELGLS; from the coding sequence ATGACAGGACGACTGATCCTGCGCGTGACCGCCGCGGTCCTGGGCGTGGTCGTCGTGGGGGCGGGCCTGACCGACGCCCACACGAAGGCCTCCGGTGGGAAAGACCCCCGGGACAAGCTGCAGCTGATGGCCCCCGCCGATCCGGGCGGAGGCTGGGACACCGTGGCCAGGGAGATCCAGAGCTCGGTGGACGCCCACGGCCTCTCGCGCGCCACCGAGGTTCTCAACGTGCCCGGGGCCGGCGGCACCATCGGGCTCTCCCGGTTGGCGAACCAGTCCGGCAAGGGCAACAAGCTGATGATGAGCGGGGCGGTGATGACCGGCGCGGTCCAGACCACCGACTCCGCCACGACGCTGGACGACGTCACCCCGATCGCGCGACTGGCCGACGACTACGAGGTCGTGGTGGTGCCGAAGGACTCGCCGTTCCGCACAGTGGAGGACCTCATGTCGGCCTGGCGAACCGACCCGCGCTCGGTCGCGATCGGCGGCGGTTCGGCGGGCGGTACGGACCACCTGTTCGCGGGGATGCTGCTGCGCGCCGCCGGGATGAGGACCTCCGAACTCAACTACATCGCCTACGCGGGCGGCGGTGAGGTCGTCACGGGGCTGCTCGACGGCGGACTCGACGTCGGAGTCTCCAGCTACGCGGAGTTCGCCGGACAGATCGAAGCGGGCAAGCTGCGTGCGCTCGGGGTGTCCGCCAAACGCCCCTTGGAAGGGGTCGACATTCCGACCTTCGTCGAACAGGACGTGGACGCCTCGTTGGCCAACTGGCGCGGAGTCGTCGCCCCGCCGGGGCTGTCGGATGCCCAACGCGCGGAGCTGGAAAAGATCGTCACAACCGTGCACGGGAGCGAGCAGTGGCAGGACGCGGTGGAACGCAACGGCTGGAAGGACACCTTCCAGACCGGTGCGGAGTTCCGGTCCTTCCTGGAGTCCGAGACGGCGCGCATCAAACGAATCAGCGAGGAGCTGGGCCTGTCATGA
- a CDS encoding two-component system CitB family sensor kinase (product_source=KO:K02476; cath_funfam=1.10.287.130,1.20.5.100,3.30.450.20,3.30.565.10; cog=COG3290; ko=KO:K02476; pfam=PF00989,PF02518,PF14689,PF17203; smart=SM00091,SM00387; superfamily=103190,55785,55874; transmembrane_helix_parts=Inside_1_20,TMhelix_21_43,Outside_44_185,TMhelix_186_205,Inside_206_572), with the protein MDVIAEANTTRNRGPARRWPLAGQFFALQLVLVVLALVASGLFWWRNTRAELDEQYAQRVLAIAESVATLHTVRDAFDDPHPESTIAPLAERIRRATGASFIVVANRRQIRYSHPEPERIGHQLSTDAAPALAGNVWTGIQTGTTGRSMRAKVPVLDESGTVIGVVSVGVPVSTVSEEVSQSLPELLGTVLTLVVLGGLGTYLVFRRMRRMTFGMAADEIGSLVEHRMAMLHALKEGVVAFDPSGRITLVNDEAHRLLGLPPDAEGRYLDELELPERLHEVLAGQADGTDQIVLRRGRVLALNRMPVRLDSTEGGSVVTLRDRTQLDQLAQELDGARTTTDALRAQAHEFSNRIHTISGLLELGEYEQARSFVDELSASHGRFTEDLTTRVRDAAVAALLLAKSAAAAERGAEFVLGTDTDLDALPSTTARDDLILVVGNLIDNALESLAGSGRVRVSLLSEEADGVAVTRIEVGDSGAGIAPEVADEVFRAGFTTKVAQQGGTGGLGLALVRQTCRNRGGWVRADNDDGAVFTASLPVVGDVAETGEPGGASENHRQPTRTGRQSSRWSPR; encoded by the coding sequence GTGGACGTCATCGCCGAGGCCAACACCACGCGCAACCGCGGGCCCGCGCGCCGCTGGCCGCTGGCGGGCCAGTTCTTCGCGCTGCAGCTGGTGCTGGTCGTGCTCGCGCTCGTGGCCAGCGGCTTGTTCTGGTGGCGCAACACCCGCGCAGAGCTCGACGAGCAGTACGCGCAGCGCGTGCTGGCCATCGCCGAGTCGGTCGCCACGCTGCACACGGTGCGCGACGCCTTCGACGATCCGCACCCCGAGAGCACCATCGCGCCGCTCGCCGAACGAATCCGCCGGGCCACCGGCGCCTCCTTCATCGTCGTCGCCAACAGGCGCCAGATCCGCTACTCGCACCCCGAACCCGAGCGCATCGGCCACCAACTTTCCACCGACGCCGCCCCGGCGCTGGCGGGCAACGTCTGGACCGGGATCCAGACCGGCACCACCGGACGTTCCATGCGGGCCAAGGTGCCGGTGCTCGACGAGTCGGGAACGGTGATCGGCGTCGTCTCCGTCGGAGTGCCCGTCTCGACGGTCAGCGAGGAGGTCTCGCAGAGCCTTCCCGAACTGCTGGGAACCGTGCTGACGCTGGTGGTGCTGGGTGGGCTCGGCACCTATCTCGTGTTCCGCAGGATGCGCCGGATGACCTTCGGCATGGCCGCGGACGAGATCGGCAGCCTGGTCGAACACCGCATGGCCATGCTGCACGCCCTCAAGGAGGGGGTTGTCGCCTTCGATCCCTCCGGAAGGATCACCCTGGTCAACGACGAGGCACACCGGTTGCTCGGGCTGCCACCGGACGCGGAGGGCCGCTACCTCGACGAGCTCGAACTGCCGGAGCGGTTGCACGAGGTACTGGCCGGGCAGGCCGACGGCACCGATCAGATCGTGCTGCGGCGGGGCAGGGTACTGGCGCTGAACCGGATGCCGGTTCGGCTGGACAGCACCGAGGGCGGCTCGGTGGTCACCCTGCGCGACCGCACCCAGCTCGACCAGCTCGCGCAGGAGCTCGACGGGGCGCGGACCACCACAGACGCGCTCCGGGCCCAGGCGCACGAGTTCTCCAACCGCATCCACACCATTTCCGGCCTGCTCGAACTCGGCGAGTACGAACAGGCACGCAGTTTCGTCGACGAGCTCAGCGCCTCCCACGGGCGATTCACCGAGGACCTCACCACCCGGGTGCGCGACGCCGCCGTCGCGGCCCTGCTGCTGGCGAAATCGGCCGCCGCCGCCGAGCGGGGAGCGGAGTTCGTGCTCGGCACCGACACCGACCTGGATGCCCTGCCCTCCACCACGGCCAGGGACGATCTGATACTGGTGGTGGGCAACCTCATCGACAACGCGTTGGAGTCACTGGCGGGATCCGGGCGGGTCCGGGTGTCGCTGCTGTCGGAGGAAGCCGACGGCGTCGCCGTCACCCGCATCGAGGTCGGCGACTCCGGCGCGGGCATCGCCCCCGAAGTGGCCGACGAGGTGTTCCGCGCGGGTTTCACCACCAAGGTGGCCCAACAGGGCGGCACCGGTGGGCTGGGGCTGGCCCTGGTCCGACAGACCTGCCGAAACCGGGGAGGTTGGGTGCGCGCGGACAACGACGACGGCGCGGTCTTCACCGCGTCGCTGCCGGTGGTGGGTGACGTCGCCGAAACGGGGGAGCCGGGCGGAGCCTCCGAAAATCACCGGCAACCGACCCGGACCGGCCGTCAGTCCTCCCGCTGGAGCCCCCGATGA
- a CDS encoding two-component system CitB family response regulator (product_source=KO:K02475; cath_funfam=3.40.50.2300; cog=COG4565; ko=KO:K02475; pfam=PF00072,PF09339; smart=SM00448; superfamily=46785,52172), with protein sequence MIRVLVVDDDVRVADNHRKLVESMAGFEAVGVAHTAHEALTMSERLLPDLVLLDLYLPDESGVRVLQRLRGNAHPLDVLVITAVRDVETVKAAMQGGAVHYLLKPFPFRELRERLNGYAEAQHELDAVDEAEQADVDRVYGKLRASEPRKTVPEELPKGLSAVTARLVLDTLRSAATDLSASEVANNAGLSRVSARRYLDHFATTGRITLHLRYGSAGRPEHRYQWASGRGAP encoded by the coding sequence ATGATCCGAGTTCTCGTGGTCGACGACGACGTCCGGGTCGCGGACAACCACCGCAAACTGGTCGAGAGCATGGCCGGATTCGAGGCGGTGGGCGTGGCCCACACCGCCCACGAGGCACTGACCATGAGCGAACGGCTGCTTCCGGACCTGGTGCTGCTGGACCTGTACCTGCCGGACGAATCCGGGGTGCGGGTGTTGCAGCGGCTGCGGGGCAACGCCCACCCGCTCGACGTCCTGGTGATCACCGCGGTGCGGGACGTGGAGACGGTCAAGGCCGCCATGCAGGGCGGGGCGGTGCACTACCTGCTCAAACCCTTCCCGTTCCGGGAGCTGCGGGAACGGCTGAACGGCTACGCCGAGGCCCAGCACGAACTCGACGCGGTCGACGAGGCCGAGCAGGCCGATGTTGACCGGGTATACGGCAAGCTGCGGGCCTCCGAACCCCGGAAAACCGTTCCCGAGGAGTTGCCCAAGGGGCTCTCCGCGGTCACCGCGCGCCTGGTGCTCGACACGCTGCGCTCGGCCGCGACCGACCTGTCCGCCTCCGAGGTCGCCAACAACGCGGGACTGTCCCGGGTCAGCGCCCGACGCTACCTCGATCACTTCGCCACCACCGGCAGGATCACGCTGCACCTGCGGTACGGCTCGGCGGGCAGACCCGAGCACCGGTATCAGTGGGCGAGCGGGCGCGGCGCCCCGTGA